The Plasmodium knowlesi strain H genome assembly, chromosome: 10 genomic sequence aggatgaaaaataaataaaaaaaaaaaaaaagggttagtaaaactgcataaagaaaaaaccttaaaaagggaaaaaaacaaatgaacataaaTAAACATAAGGGTCGCAATTCTCGAATACACCTCTTCgtttatattctttttttattttacctcTTTAAGCTTTGTTCAAAATTGCCCATTTGGATTTTACCTGTCGCTAACGTGATACCTGTGTGACATTTGTGccttaccatttttttttttttttttttttattttcgttcCCTTAATGAGGTGTTTTTAATTCAAATTATTAATTGCCCTGTGGTGaagctttttccttttttttttttttttttttttttatgaacctCTTTTTTCTACTAATATTTGTAGTTAccgttttgtttattttcatGCGAATgcctttttataaatttattttaaaaaacatatgAGGTAATAAACCGAACAAATCGAACACCTAATTGGGGAAAATACCTATGTGTAATGCAGCGTGGCCTGCTTGGCACGAAGACGTCCTTGCCCAGTTTGTAGGAAAGGGCTTTTTTCTGCAAGTAGCATTTTGATGTTTCAGTTTGTTACTCCTTTGACGTGAAAACGTGTTCGCCTCCGTTGAAGATTAATTTTAGTTCTACTGAAAGAAGACCATTTCTCACTTGCCCTGGCGAGAGGCAATACACGGCTCGCTTAagcttcacatttttgtaggAAAAACATTTACTAGTTAAAATTTCCCCCAAGCATGTCACCTCGAAAgcataatgaagaaaaagctactttaaagaatatattttttgaccttctttaaaactttctttatttagagagcattttttaaccttaaaagaagtattttttttctttttgatttCCTCTACATATATCATCAATTTTTGAAGCCAaaattaaagggaagaatggaCAGCCAGCGCGGCATGGAAGACGCCCAAAACGCCCTGGGCATGATGATATATCAGATACTGAacaatgtaattttttattttcttcactccACATGAGGgtgcattttttgttttcttctgaaCCAATTTGGAAAAGCGTGTATAAATTGCCAagttcgtcttttttttttttttttttttttcccacactGTATAGTaacgaagaaatatatattttttttaatgtgccttctttttttttcttttttcctcctcctatTAGCAAGTGCGAAAAACGTGTTTCGAGAAATGTTTCGGTCAGAAATTTTCTGAGCAGATGGGGAAGAATGAGCAAATCTGTTTAGCCAAATGCATGGACCGAATGTGAGTACAGTTATTGTGTCATGTGTTTAtactatatatgtgcatacccCACTACGGGCCCTACgcgaaagaatgaaaagggggTAGTGGGGAATTATTTCAAAATACGCCAAATTAGTTACATGTTGTTGtattttgcata encodes the following:
- a CDS encoding Tim10/DDP family zinc finger protein, putative, yielding MDSQRGMEDAQNALGMMIYQILNNQVRKTCFEKCFGQKFSEQMGKNEQICLAKCMDRMYEAHTIVTKASTEIAQNLSMDSNY